One genomic region from Epinephelus fuscoguttatus linkage group LG8, E.fuscoguttatus.final_Chr_v1 encodes:
- the josd2 gene encoding josephin-2 codes for MSEGEVFHEKQRLELCAIHALNNVLQERVFTKETADDICKRLAPQCVVNPHRSVLGTGNYDVNVIMAALQSRELAAVWWDKRRTVQSLCMSKVQGFILNVPSRVSLGIVSLPLRRRHWLAVRQVNGQYYNLDSKLKSPVCIGGEAELRTFLSEQLSQDVAEMLLVVRREVEEDGSWLNSDNPKK; via the exons ATGAGCGAAGGAGAGGTGTTTCATGAGAAGCAACGATTGGAGCTGTGCGCGATTCATGCACTCAACAACGTGCTCCAGGAGCGGGTGTTCACCAAGGAGACAGCCGATGATATCTGCAAACG GCTGGCTCCACAGTGTGTGGTGAACCCTCATCGCTCCGTGTTAGGTACAGGGAACTATGACGTCAATGTCATCATGGCGGCACTACAGAGCCGGGAACTGGCTGCAGTGTGGTGGGACAAACGCAG gACGGTTCAGAGCCTCTGCATGTCAAAGGTCCAGGGTTTTATTCTCAACGTCCCGTCACGAGTATCTTTGGGGATCGTGTCCCTCCCGCTCAGACGGCGGCACTGGCTCGCGGTTAGGCAAGTTAACGGACAGTACTACAACCTGGACTCCAAACTGAAGAGTCCTGTCTGTATCGGGGGAGAAGCAGAACTACG CACATTTCTCAGCGAACAGCTTTCTCAGGATGTGGCAGAGATGCTCCTGGTCGTCCGccgggaggtggaggaggacggTTCGTGGCTGAACTCTGACAATCCCAAGAAGTGA